The following are encoded together in the Candidatus Tumulicola sp. genome:
- a CDS encoding ABC transporter ATP-binding protein, giving the protein MNRLEIEALSKRYRSGAQALNGVSLAVGPGVLGLLGPNGAGKSTLMRIAATVLKPTSGMVSWNGIDVLGNPDALRSQLGYLPQDCGVYPNLSAREFLRYVATLKGMPANVAERSITELLEELNLGSAGNRPLGAFSGGMKQRVGIAQALLNDPQIAIVDEPTVGLDPEERSRFRDLIGGIAGERIVILSTHIVSDVETIAERVVMIAGGTIVADDGPAALAARLNGEVWEALVAPDRLSALRERFSVTSAIRRRDGVLVRVHAQEAPVGFSSVSPTLEEAYLVTVRASRAA; this is encoded by the coding sequence ATGAACCGCCTGGAAATTGAGGCACTTAGCAAGCGTTATCGCAGCGGTGCGCAGGCGCTCAACGGCGTCTCGTTAGCAGTCGGACCCGGCGTTCTCGGGCTGCTCGGTCCAAACGGCGCCGGGAAGTCGACGCTGATGCGCATCGCTGCCACCGTGCTCAAACCGACCTCCGGAATGGTGTCGTGGAACGGCATCGACGTGCTCGGCAATCCCGACGCGCTGCGCTCGCAACTCGGCTATCTGCCGCAAGATTGCGGTGTCTACCCGAACTTGAGCGCACGCGAATTCTTGCGGTACGTCGCCACGCTCAAGGGTATGCCGGCGAATGTCGCCGAGCGCAGCATCACCGAACTTCTGGAGGAGCTGAACTTGGGGTCGGCGGGAAATCGTCCGTTGGGCGCATTTTCCGGAGGCATGAAGCAACGCGTCGGCATCGCCCAGGCCTTGTTGAACGATCCGCAGATCGCGATCGTCGACGAACCCACCGTCGGACTCGATCCCGAAGAGCGTTCTCGGTTCCGCGATTTGATCGGCGGTATCGCGGGAGAGCGCATCGTTATTTTATCGACGCACATCGTGTCGGACGTCGAAACGATTGCCGAGCGCGTGGTAATGATCGCCGGCGGCACGATCGTAGCCGACGACGGGCCCGCGGCGCTCGCCGCGCGCCTGAATGGAGAAGTGTGGGAGGCCCTGGTCGCACCGGATCGCCTTTCGGCCCTGCGCGAACGATTTTCCGTGACGTCGGCAATTCGCCGGCGCGACGGCGTGCTCGTTCGAGTGCACGCGCAGGAGGCCCCGGTTGGATTCTCGAGCGTAAGTCCGACGTTGGAAGAGGCTTACCTCGTCACGGTTCGAGCGAGTCGAGCCGCATGA
- a CDS encoding GAF domain-containing SpoIIE family protein phosphatase, whose translation MSAAHHDPILDPSRLRAVFASSLLDSERESTFDDLTRLAAEIIGVPFAFATIVDTTRSFWKSSFGIPKDGPNENRVEESFCQYVVRSDDEIVVSDAALDERTRTNPSVRSMGVRAWAGVPLRGLTGEVLGSFCAVDTTPKVWSQKDLHVLRTLAASASREIALRTVVREEHEARLRAEVLAHTLQASLLPPLLTTVEGLDVGAYFHPAGHGLELGGDFYDLFQSGHGIWTFVIGDVCGKGVEAARIAMFARYTIGAGAMRTTAPAQMLQWLHETLRARAPSSERFLTAIVGNLRTTKDGCDITLANGGHSPAIMRRSSGDVVALDVPGAIIGSTAPFFSTSIDIHLGIGETIVLYTDGVTEARRDRQMFGEDAVRAIVAGAGTTTSSSNLARRIVETALEYDGGSAKDDMAVLVLKPVE comes from the coding sequence ATGTCTGCGGCTCACCACGACCCAATACTCGACCCCAGTCGTCTGCGGGCGGTATTCGCGTCGAGCCTGCTTGACTCCGAACGGGAGTCCACGTTCGACGACCTAACTCGACTCGCCGCAGAGATCATCGGCGTGCCATTCGCCTTTGCAACGATCGTGGATACTACTCGTTCGTTTTGGAAAAGCTCGTTCGGTATTCCGAAAGACGGCCCGAACGAAAACCGAGTTGAAGAGTCGTTCTGCCAATATGTGGTTCGGTCTGACGACGAGATCGTCGTCTCCGATGCAGCGCTCGACGAGCGCACGCGCACCAATCCGTCGGTGCGATCGATGGGCGTTCGAGCCTGGGCCGGAGTACCGCTTCGAGGCCTTACCGGCGAAGTGCTAGGCTCGTTCTGTGCTGTCGACACCACACCGAAGGTTTGGAGCCAAAAAGATCTGCACGTTCTGCGCACGTTAGCGGCGTCCGCGTCCCGCGAGATCGCGTTACGAACCGTCGTGCGCGAGGAGCATGAAGCTCGCTTACGCGCCGAAGTTCTCGCGCACACCTTGCAAGCCAGCCTCTTGCCCCCGTTACTTACGACCGTGGAAGGTCTCGACGTCGGAGCATATTTTCATCCGGCCGGTCATGGTCTCGAGCTAGGCGGCGATTTTTACGATCTCTTCCAATCGGGCCATGGAATCTGGACGTTCGTCATCGGCGACGTTTGCGGCAAAGGCGTCGAAGCGGCTCGAATCGCCATGTTCGCTCGCTACACGATCGGCGCGGGCGCGATGCGAACCACCGCTCCGGCGCAAATGTTGCAATGGCTACACGAAACGCTGCGAGCACGCGCGCCGTCATCGGAACGGTTCTTAACGGCGATCGTCGGAAACTTGCGGACGACAAAAGACGGCTGCGATATTACGCTCGCAAACGGCGGTCACTCCCCCGCCATCATGCGGCGGTCAAGCGGGGACGTCGTTGCGCTCGACGTCCCGGGAGCGATCATCGGTTCTACTGCGCCGTTTTTCTCGACGTCGATCGATATCCATCTCGGAATCGGTGAGACGATCGTTTTGTACACCGACGGCGTAACCGAAGCGCGTAGGGATCGCCAAATGTTCGGCGAGGACGCCGTCCGCGCTATCGTTGCAGGCGCCGGCACGACGACATCGTCATCGAATCTCGCGCGTCGAATCGTCGAGACCGCTTTGGAGTACGACGGTGGAAGCGCCAAAGACGATATGGCCGTCCTCGTTCTCAAGCCAGTAGAATAA